A portion of the Pyxidicoccus xibeiensis genome contains these proteins:
- a CDS encoding protein kinase domain-containing protein, with protein MIESNAPTNGAPPDMEDPLLGRVLNERFRILETLGAGGMGRVYKAMQAPLDRLVALKVLSPQYGEGKDPGFQKRFFLEASVTARLRHPNTVTVIDYGKTDDGIYYIAMEYLEGLTLGQLLTQVGPLPWARALNITQQIARSLREAHKVGLIHRDLKPANVMVLNQETDHDVVKVLDFGLVKSFLGDAGPIPQDTSLTQAGIILGSPQYMAPEQARNVADPRSDVYSLGVVLYQMLMGRPPFLAAQSIDVIVKHINEPPPSFGAIWPSHGIPAEVEALVMKCLAKVPAERYQSMDEVMDAMRAVASTVGVSGVFSAPRLTGTGSGPISGPHGQLGSGPSTMALDISVDEEAQAKPDRRPLGIALFVGSLVLGIGVALFFALRPDSPAPVPVNVAPLTATAPATASPSAPKPAAAAPADPAVLPGEADEELAPPRPSSARPSAVPVKFQIASEPSGARVTWRGTDVGVTPLELDVPPEDGGLARAELTFSLDGYQRVTVVAEGEGPEKQVRQKLQRKKSGSKAGKSSSSSPYKDDPYQ; from the coding sequence ATGATTGAGAGCAACGCCCCGACGAATGGCGCTCCTCCGGACATGGAGGATCCGCTGCTGGGAAGGGTCCTCAACGAGCGCTTCCGCATCCTGGAGACACTCGGTGCGGGCGGCATGGGCCGCGTCTACAAGGCGATGCAGGCCCCGCTGGACCGGCTGGTCGCACTGAAGGTGCTGAGCCCCCAGTACGGGGAGGGGAAAGACCCGGGCTTCCAGAAGCGCTTCTTCCTGGAGGCCAGCGTCACGGCGAGGCTGCGCCACCCGAACACCGTCACCGTCATCGACTACGGCAAGACGGACGACGGCATCTACTACATCGCCATGGAGTACCTGGAGGGGCTCACGCTGGGCCAGCTCCTCACCCAGGTGGGCCCGCTGCCGTGGGCGCGCGCGCTCAACATCACCCAGCAGATTGCCCGCTCGCTGCGCGAGGCGCACAAGGTCGGCCTCATCCACCGCGACCTCAAGCCCGCCAACGTCATGGTCCTCAACCAGGAGACGGACCACGACGTGGTGAAGGTGCTGGACTTCGGGCTGGTGAAGTCCTTCCTCGGTGACGCCGGCCCCATTCCGCAGGACACGTCGCTCACCCAGGCCGGCATCATCCTCGGCTCGCCGCAGTACATGGCGCCGGAGCAGGCCCGCAACGTGGCCGACCCGCGCAGCGACGTGTACAGCCTGGGCGTGGTGCTCTACCAGATGCTGATGGGCCGCCCGCCCTTCCTGGCCGCGCAGAGCATCGACGTCATCGTCAAGCACATCAACGAGCCGCCGCCGTCCTTCGGCGCCATCTGGCCCAGCCACGGCATCCCCGCCGAGGTCGAAGCGCTGGTGATGAAGTGCCTCGCGAAGGTCCCCGCGGAGCGCTACCAGTCCATGGACGAGGTGATGGACGCCATGCGCGCCGTCGCGTCCACCGTGGGCGTCAGCGGCGTCTTCAGCGCCCCGCGCCTGACGGGCACGGGCAGCGGCCCCATCAGCGGCCCCCATGGCCAGCTCGGCTCCGGCCCCAGCACCATGGCGCTGGACATCTCCGTGGACGAGGAGGCCCAGGCGAAGCCGGACCGGCGTCCGCTGGGCATCGCCCTCTTCGTGGGCTCGCTGGTGCTGGGCATCGGCGTGGCCCTGTTCTTCGCGCTGCGCCCCGACTCCCCCGCCCCCGTGCCGGTGAATGTGGCCCCGCTCACCGCGACGGCCCCGGCGACGGCCTCCCCCAGCGCCCCGAAGCCCGCCGCCGCGGCCCCCGCCGACCCGGCCGTGTTGCCCGGCGAAGCCGATGAAGAGCTCGCGCCGCCCCGGCCTTCCTCCGCCCGGCCGTCCGCCGTCCCGGTGAAGTTCCAGATCGCCAGCGAGCCCTCCGGCGCGCGCGTCACCTGGCGGGGGACGGACGTGGGCGTGACGCCCCTGGAGCTCGACGTGCCCCCCGAGGACGGTGGCCTCGCCCGCGCGGAGCTGACCTTCTCCCTGGACGGCTACCAGCGCGTCACCGTCGTCGCCGAGGGTGAAGGGCCCGAGAAGCAGGTCCGGCAGAAGCTCCAGCGCAAGAAGTCGGGCTCGAAGGCAGGCAAGTCCTCGAGCTCCTCGCCCTACAAGGACGACCCGTACCAGTGA
- a CDS encoding TonB-dependent receptor domain-containing protein produces the protein MKHLRALERAGLLALCLCAGQALADARLEARRHFRNGMSLIAQKQYDRGIAELEEAYAIKPHPHVLYNIARAYHDAGRLTEALDRYQRYLASNPPDASSVTTTIATLEAKLKASDPTASAPPEDRSALPMPPPPASVQTQQQLSTLLERLEKAIERAESMPSGGAPPSVTASPVASAAPGVPEASEDQGAVPYEERVVTASRRAQSSLEAPNATTVITSEDIRLSGATSLPELLRRVPGADVMALGVGSANVSLRGFNQRIANKVLVLVDGRTEYQDFLGLTLWSSIPIGLEEIERIEVIRGPGSALYGANAMLGVINIITQAPGSGPRARFSATGGTGNTVAGSFLSHGSSGAMRYRAAVAYQQADKWSRDFGDGRPDMELKDPDPDIGVRGARGTLSAVYTFSEGREVGLSGGVHRYTTEIYPLGLLRNYFMDGLGAYAKGDVELGPLKLKTFWNHISGDAGPQYEAIGQRSLGTRLSSNLFNAELLFARAFQLGGEHQLNVGVEGRLKRVGWDYLGPLRQEVHAAAFVQDEWRLVEPLRLVASYRVDRHPLLDDGQPGLAHSPRLSALFIPFEGHAFRASAASAFREPTFLESYTRLPVPVPGVNGASALTTGNTRLRAERLTAFELGWRGEAAELGLDWDVALYQNTVRDLIGLSAVQRLPAGESYDAGSGTYLLGRSFFQNEDAVYTARGAEAGINMAPVDGLGLKLSAAFQSVSSDREEKSECGPCSQAPQLKLYGGVTYRTKADLEFGVDAAFTSATTWIEREPAAADPTRIDLLSNPLKAHAVVNARVGYEAVKDTVDVALVGSHLGGAHSQHPFGNRIERRVYATVTVTP, from the coding sequence GTGAAACACCTCAGAGCCCTCGAACGAGCGGGCCTCCTCGCGCTGTGTCTCTGCGCCGGGCAGGCCCTGGCGGATGCCCGTCTGGAAGCCCGCCGCCACTTCCGCAACGGCATGAGCCTCATCGCCCAGAAGCAGTACGACCGGGGCATCGCCGAGCTGGAAGAGGCCTACGCCATCAAGCCGCACCCCCACGTCCTCTACAACATCGCCCGCGCGTACCATGACGCCGGCCGGCTGACGGAGGCCCTGGACAGGTACCAGCGCTACCTCGCCAGCAACCCGCCGGACGCCTCGTCCGTGACGACCACCATCGCCACGCTGGAGGCGAAGCTGAAGGCCAGCGACCCCACCGCGTCCGCCCCGCCAGAGGACCGCTCCGCGCTGCCCATGCCGCCGCCGCCCGCGAGCGTCCAGACCCAGCAGCAGCTGAGCACCCTGCTGGAGCGGCTGGAGAAGGCGATTGAGCGCGCCGAGTCCATGCCCTCCGGCGGCGCCCCGCCCTCGGTAACAGCCTCCCCCGTGGCCTCCGCCGCGCCGGGCGTTCCGGAAGCCTCGGAGGACCAGGGCGCGGTGCCCTACGAGGAGCGCGTGGTGACGGCGAGCCGCCGCGCCCAGTCCTCGCTGGAGGCGCCCAACGCCACCACCGTCATCACCTCCGAGGACATCCGCCTGTCCGGCGCCACCAGCCTGCCGGAGCTCTTGCGGCGCGTGCCGGGCGCGGACGTCATGGCGCTGGGCGTGGGCAGCGCCAACGTGTCGCTGCGCGGCTTCAACCAGCGCATCGCCAACAAGGTGCTGGTGCTGGTGGACGGCCGCACGGAGTACCAGGACTTCCTCGGGCTGACGCTCTGGTCCTCCATCCCCATCGGCCTGGAGGAAATCGAGCGCATCGAGGTCATCCGCGGCCCTGGCAGCGCGCTGTACGGCGCCAACGCCATGCTGGGCGTCATCAACATCATCACCCAGGCCCCCGGCAGCGGCCCGCGCGCGCGCTTCTCCGCCACCGGCGGCACCGGCAACACCGTGGCCGGCTCGTTCCTCAGCCACGGCAGCTCCGGCGCCATGCGCTACCGCGCGGCGGTGGCGTACCAGCAGGCGGACAAGTGGAGCCGCGACTTTGGCGACGGCCGCCCGGACATGGAGCTGAAGGACCCGGATCCGGACATCGGCGTGCGGGGCGCGCGCGGCACGCTGTCCGCCGTGTACACCTTCTCCGAGGGGCGCGAGGTGGGCCTGTCCGGCGGCGTGCACCGCTACACCACGGAAATCTATCCGCTGGGCCTCTTGCGCAACTACTTCATGGACGGCCTCGGCGCGTACGCCAAGGGCGACGTGGAGCTGGGGCCGCTCAAGCTGAAGACCTTCTGGAACCACATCTCCGGTGACGCGGGGCCGCAGTACGAGGCCATCGGCCAGCGCTCGCTGGGCACCCGCCTGTCCTCCAACCTCTTCAACGCGGAGCTGCTCTTCGCGCGCGCCTTCCAGCTGGGCGGCGAGCACCAGCTCAACGTCGGGGTGGAGGGCCGCCTCAAGCGCGTGGGCTGGGACTACCTGGGCCCGCTGCGCCAGGAGGTCCACGCCGCCGCCTTCGTCCAGGACGAGTGGCGCCTGGTGGAGCCCTTGCGGCTGGTGGCCAGCTACCGCGTGGACCGGCACCCGCTGCTGGACGACGGGCAGCCGGGCCTGGCGCACTCGCCGCGCCTGTCCGCGCTGTTCATCCCCTTCGAGGGCCATGCCTTCCGCGCCAGCGCGGCCTCCGCCTTCCGCGAGCCGACGTTCCTGGAGAGCTACACCCGCCTCCCCGTCCCCGTGCCGGGCGTCAACGGCGCCAGCGCGCTCACCACCGGCAACACGCGCCTGCGCGCCGAGCGCCTCACCGCCTTCGAGCTGGGCTGGCGCGGCGAGGCCGCGGAGCTGGGCCTGGACTGGGACGTGGCCCTCTACCAGAACACGGTGCGAGACCTCATCGGCCTGTCCGCCGTGCAGCGGCTGCCGGCCGGCGAGTCCTACGACGCGGGCAGCGGCACGTACCTGCTGGGCCGCTCCTTCTTCCAGAACGAGGACGCCGTCTACACCGCGCGCGGCGCGGAGGCCGGCATCAACATGGCGCCGGTGGACGGCCTGGGCCTGAAGCTGAGCGCCGCCTTCCAGAGCGTCTCGTCGGACCGCGAGGAGAAGTCCGAGTGCGGCCCGTGCAGCCAGGCTCCGCAGCTCAAGCTGTACGGCGGCGTCACCTACCGCACGAAGGCGGACCTGGAGTTCGGCGTGGACGCGGCCTTCACCTCGGCCACCACCTGGATCGAACGCGAGCCCGCCGCGGCGGACCCCACCCGCATCGACCTGCTGTCCAACCCCCTGAAGGCCCATGCCGTCGTCAACGCGCGCGTGGGCTACGAGGCGGTGAAGGACACGGTGGACGTCGCGCTGGTGGGCAGCCACCTGGGCGGCGCGCACTCGCAGCACCCCTTCGGCAATCGCATCGAGCGGCGCGTCTACGCAACTGTGACGGTGACTCCATGA
- a CDS encoding response regulator, translating to MKAGTLPSPEPVPSRPTTEAPRPLGARPVTGAAPQRVLLVDDSRSIRTLLKIYLMARNFEFLEAESAEEGLKVAESGPVDLILTDFHMDGMNGADFAAQIRASTNAKLSKVPILMMTGDPNVAEVRALGQKAGISAFVRKPVSCAQLMTLVDTILPLPRK from the coding sequence ATGAAGGCCGGAACCCTCCCCTCTCCCGAGCCCGTACCCTCCCGTCCCACGACGGAGGCTCCCCGCCCCCTGGGCGCTCGCCCTGTCACGGGCGCGGCGCCCCAGCGCGTCCTGCTGGTGGACGACAGCCGCTCCATCCGGACGCTGCTGAAGATCTACCTGATGGCTCGCAACTTCGAGTTCCTCGAGGCGGAGTCCGCCGAAGAGGGCCTCAAGGTCGCCGAGTCGGGGCCGGTGGACCTCATCCTCACCGACTTCCACATGGACGGGATGAACGGCGCCGACTTCGCGGCGCAGATTCGCGCCAGCACCAACGCGAAGCTGTCCAAGGTGCCCATCCTGATGATGACGGGTGACCCGAACGTGGCGGAGGTCCGCGCCCTGGGTCAGAAGGCCGGCATCAGCGCCTTCGTGCGCAAGCCGGTGAGCTGCGCGCAGCTGATGACGCTGGTGGACACCATCCTCCCGCTGCCGCGCAAGTAG
- a CDS encoding protein-methionine-sulfoxide reductase heme-binding subunit MsrQ, producing the protein MASPPQPWLNPALTAGGLAPLLMLAVQGPRGDLGANAIEAALHQTGLLALVLLLASLACTPLRLVFKWTWPARVRRTLGLLAFTYACAHFLVYAVLDQGLALGAILEDIGKRPFITVGFTALVLLVPLAVTSTKAWVRRLGFPRWQRLHRLAYVAAALGVVHFVWRVKKDATEPLIYGAVLALLLAIRVGEATRKRRVRAAAAARNPA; encoded by the coding sequence ATGGCCTCGCCTCCCCAACCCTGGCTCAACCCCGCGCTCACCGCGGGCGGACTCGCGCCCCTGCTGATGCTGGCCGTGCAGGGCCCCCGGGGAGATTTGGGCGCCAACGCGATTGAGGCCGCGCTCCACCAGACGGGCCTGCTCGCGCTGGTGCTGCTGCTGGCGTCGCTGGCGTGCACCCCGCTGCGGCTCGTCTTCAAGTGGACGTGGCCCGCGCGCGTGCGCCGCACCCTGGGCCTGCTGGCCTTCACGTACGCGTGCGCGCACTTCCTCGTCTACGCGGTGCTGGACCAGGGGCTGGCGCTGGGCGCCATCCTGGAGGACATCGGCAAGCGGCCCTTCATCACCGTGGGCTTCACCGCCCTGGTGCTGCTGGTGCCGCTGGCCGTCACGTCGACGAAGGCGTGGGTGCGCCGGCTGGGCTTCCCGCGCTGGCAGCGCCTGCACCGGCTGGCCTACGTGGCGGCGGCGCTGGGCGTGGTGCACTTCGTGTGGCGCGTGAAGAAGGACGCCACCGAGCCGCTCATCTACGGCGCGGTGCTGGCGCTGCTGCTGGCCATCCGCGTGGGTGAGGCGACGCGAAAACGCCGGGTCCGCGCCGCTGCGGCGGCCCGGAACCCGGCGTAG
- the msrP gene encoding protein-methionine-sulfoxide reductase catalytic subunit MsrP, whose translation MSDKPPAEPPSSEVTPEALYLRRREFLKNAGLFAGTAAAVAGGLYLLGRKQTRPMDGFVPDAGLVQQPVAKAQGPYDTDEPRTPYEDVTTYNNFYEFGLDKNDPARFAHTLKPRPWTVTIDGEVHKPQTVDVDQLTSWFPLEERVYRMRCVEAWSMVIPWLGFPLGKLLERVEPTSNAKYVAFTTLLDPEQMPGQKRPTLDWPYVEGLRLDEALHPLTLMATGLYGRQLPNQNGAPLRLVVPWKYGFKGIKSIVRISLTREEPPTTWNLAAPREYGFYANVNPDVAHPRWSQASERRIGDFDRRPTLPFNGYAEQVAHLYAGLDLRRNF comes from the coding sequence ATGAGCGACAAGCCGCCCGCCGAGCCCCCCAGCTCCGAAGTCACGCCCGAGGCGCTCTACCTGCGCCGCCGTGAGTTCCTCAAGAACGCCGGCCTCTTCGCCGGGACGGCCGCCGCCGTCGCCGGGGGCCTGTACCTGCTGGGCCGCAAGCAGACGCGCCCCATGGACGGCTTCGTCCCGGACGCGGGCCTGGTGCAGCAGCCGGTGGCGAAGGCGCAGGGCCCGTACGACACGGACGAGCCGCGCACGCCCTACGAGGACGTCACCACCTACAACAACTTCTACGAGTTCGGCCTCGACAAGAACGACCCGGCCCGCTTCGCGCACACGCTCAAGCCCCGGCCGTGGACCGTCACCATCGACGGGGAAGTCCACAAGCCGCAGACGGTGGACGTAGACCAGCTCACCTCCTGGTTCCCGCTGGAGGAGCGCGTCTACCGCATGCGCTGCGTGGAGGCCTGGTCCATGGTGATTCCGTGGCTGGGCTTCCCGCTGGGCAAGCTGCTCGAGCGCGTGGAGCCCACGTCGAACGCGAAGTACGTGGCCTTCACCACGCTGCTGGACCCGGAGCAGATGCCGGGCCAGAAGCGCCCCACGCTGGACTGGCCCTACGTGGAGGGGCTGCGCCTGGACGAGGCCCTGCACCCGCTCACGCTGATGGCCACCGGCCTCTACGGGCGGCAGCTGCCCAACCAGAACGGCGCGCCGCTGCGGCTGGTGGTGCCCTGGAAGTACGGCTTCAAGGGCATCAAGTCCATCGTCCGCATCTCCCTCACCCGCGAGGAGCCGCCCACCACCTGGAACCTGGCCGCGCCGCGCGAGTACGGCTTCTACGCCAACGTGAATCCGGACGTGGCCCACCCGCGCTGGAGCCAGGCCAGCGAGCGCCGCATCGGCGACTTCGACCGCCGCCCCACGCTGCCCTTCAACGGCTACGCGGAGCAGGTGGCCCACCTCTACGCCGGCCTGGACCTGCGCAGGAACTTCTGA
- a CDS encoding fatty acid desaturase: MQTPARHPRPAPPDPWGVLLALTVLGAWGGHLGWLLLAPGLPWDAPLTWLHIALQAWLCTGLFITGHDAMHGTVSRRRWVNEVVGTVACFLFAGLSYRRLVVNHRAHHADPTGDEDPDFSTRTQAFWPWLGTFMVRYTTLPQLGVMAAKFNVLLFLGVSQPRILGFWVLPAVLGTLQLFYFGTYLPHRRPETPDMAPHHARTLPRNHMWAMLSCYFFGYHWEHHQSPGTPWWRLWRMKDARVREAALAARRGPPAVVAGALPEQEGASR; this comes from the coding sequence ATGCAGACCCCGGCCCGCCATCCCCGTCCAGCGCCCCCAGACCCCTGGGGCGTGCTGCTCGCGCTCACCGTCCTGGGCGCGTGGGGCGGGCACCTCGGGTGGCTGCTCCTGGCGCCCGGGCTGCCCTGGGACGCCCCGCTCACCTGGCTGCACATCGCCCTGCAGGCCTGGCTGTGCACCGGCCTCTTCATCACCGGCCATGACGCCATGCACGGCACCGTGTCCCGCCGGCGCTGGGTGAACGAGGTGGTGGGCACGGTCGCCTGCTTCCTCTTCGCGGGCCTGTCCTACCGCCGGCTGGTCGTGAATCACCGCGCGCACCACGCGGACCCGACGGGGGACGAGGACCCGGACTTCTCCACCCGCACCCAGGCCTTCTGGCCCTGGCTGGGCACGTTCATGGTCCGCTACACCACGCTGCCGCAGCTGGGCGTCATGGCGGCCAAGTTCAACGTGTTGCTCTTCCTGGGCGTGTCCCAGCCGCGCATCCTCGGCTTCTGGGTGCTGCCCGCGGTGCTGGGCACGCTGCAGCTCTTCTACTTCGGCACCTACCTGCCGCACCGGCGCCCGGAGACGCCGGACATGGCGCCCCACCATGCGCGCACCCTGCCGCGCAACCACATGTGGGCCATGCTGTCCTGCTACTTCTTCGGCTACCACTGGGAGCACCACCAGTCGCCCGGCACGCCCTGGTGGCGGCTGTGGCGCATGAAGGACGCCCGCGTCCGCGAGGCCGCCCTGGCCGCTCGGAGAGGGCCACCGGCCGTCGTCGCCGGGGCGCTTCCGGAGCAGGAGGGCGCCTCCCGGTAA
- a CDS encoding dipeptidyl-peptidase 3 family protein has translation MNRPFLSLLGAVLLSGAASAAEKTPARIPEAAELQRMTARFAPVELRVDLKALPDTERRALAKLVQASKLMDSLFLRQRWAGNETLLLDLLHDDSPLGRARLHAFLLDKGPWSSLDEARPFLPGVPAKPDSANFYPAGATKAEVEAWVKSLPEAAQKDATGFYTTIRRDTAGKLIAVPYSVEYQGELAQAAALLREAAALTKQPTLKAFLTSRADAFLSNDYYASEVAWMQLDASIEPTIGPYEVYEDEWFNYKAAFQSFIGLRDDAETQKLAKFSSQLQGLEDNLPIDPKLRNAKLGALAPIRVINSLFSAGDGNRGVQTAAFNLPNDERVTEKMGSKRVMLKNVQEAKFQRVLVPIAKVALSAKDQQDVSFDAFFTHILMHELMHGLGPSNITVGGKATTVRKELQAASSAIEEAKADISGLWALQRLVDTGVIDKSLERTMYTTFLASAFRSIRFGIDEAHGKGIALQLNHFLDTGAVTVAADGTFAVVPDKIRPAVIALTKQLMEIQGRGDRKAAEALLAKQGVVRPPVAKVLERLKDVPVDIEPRYVTAEELVRNASPAADTAVRK, from the coding sequence ATGAACCGTCCCTTCCTGTCCCTGCTCGGCGCGGTGCTGCTGTCCGGCGCCGCGTCCGCCGCGGAGAAGACCCCCGCCCGCATCCCCGAGGCCGCCGAGCTGCAGCGCATGACGGCGCGCTTCGCTCCGGTGGAGCTCCGGGTGGACCTCAAGGCCCTGCCCGACACCGAGCGCCGCGCCCTGGCGAAGCTCGTCCAGGCGTCGAAGCTGATGGACTCGCTCTTCCTGCGCCAGCGCTGGGCCGGCAACGAGACGCTGCTGCTCGACCTGCTGCATGACGACTCGCCGCTGGGCCGCGCGCGCCTGCACGCGTTCCTCCTGGACAAGGGGCCCTGGAGCAGCCTCGACGAGGCCCGGCCCTTCCTCCCCGGCGTGCCCGCGAAGCCGGACTCCGCCAACTTCTATCCGGCCGGCGCCACCAAGGCCGAAGTGGAGGCCTGGGTGAAGTCGCTCCCCGAGGCCGCGCAGAAGGACGCCACCGGCTTCTACACCACCATCCGCCGCGACACGGCGGGCAAGCTCATCGCCGTGCCCTACAGCGTCGAGTACCAGGGTGAGCTGGCCCAGGCCGCCGCGCTGCTGCGCGAGGCCGCCGCGCTCACGAAGCAGCCCACGCTCAAGGCCTTCCTCACGTCCCGCGCGGACGCGTTCCTGTCCAACGACTACTACGCCAGCGAGGTGGCGTGGATGCAGCTGGACGCCAGCATCGAGCCCACCATCGGGCCCTACGAGGTCTACGAGGACGAGTGGTTCAACTACAAGGCCGCCTTCCAGTCCTTCATCGGCCTGCGCGACGACGCGGAGACGCAGAAGCTCGCGAAGTTCAGCAGCCAGCTCCAGGGCCTGGAGGACAACCTCCCCATCGACCCGAAGCTGCGCAACGCGAAGCTGGGCGCGCTGGCCCCCATCCGCGTCATCAACTCCCTCTTCTCCGCTGGTGACGGCAACCGCGGCGTGCAGACGGCCGCCTTCAACCTGCCCAACGACGAGCGCGTGACGGAGAAGATGGGCTCCAAGCGCGTCATGCTCAAGAACGTGCAGGAGGCCAAGTTCCAGCGCGTGCTCGTGCCCATCGCCAAGGTGGCGCTCTCCGCGAAGGACCAGCAGGACGTCTCCTTCGACGCGTTCTTCACGCACATCCTCATGCACGAGCTGATGCACGGCCTGGGCCCCAGCAACATCACCGTGGGCGGCAAGGCCACCACCGTGCGCAAGGAGCTGCAGGCGGCCTCCAGTGCCATCGAGGAGGCCAAGGCGGACATCTCCGGCCTGTGGGCCCTGCAGCGCCTGGTGGACACGGGCGTCATCGACAAGTCGCTGGAGCGCACCATGTACACGACGTTCCTCGCGTCCGCGTTCCGCTCCATCCGCTTCGGCATCGACGAGGCGCACGGCAAGGGCATTGCCCTGCAGCTCAACCACTTCCTGGACACCGGCGCCGTCACCGTGGCCGCGGACGGCACCTTCGCGGTGGTGCCGGACAAGATTCGCCCGGCCGTCATCGCGCTCACGAAGCAGCTGATGGAAATCCAGGGGCGCGGCGACCGGAAGGCGGCCGAGGCCCTGCTGGCGAAGCAGGGCGTGGTACGGCCTCCCGTGGCGAAGGTGCTGGAGCGCCTCAAGGACGTGCCGGTGGACATCGAGCCCCGCTACGTCACCGCCGAGGAGCTGGTGCGCAACGCCAGCCCCGCGGCCGATACCGCCGTGCGGAAGTAG
- a CDS encoding restriction endonuclease: protein MGVEEGYARRVQEMGQAELLALWGRVRRRERIEGGAPGRAFEFLLLRAFQLEGAKVVWPYASVIEQIDGGVYVDGLSCLVEAKDHAEPIGFEAIARLSVRMQRRPSPALGLLFSTSGFTWPALKAVAAHPLRNVLLWRDTDIAMALEHGMRASLRRKWRVAVEVGTLDHPLAKEDFR from the coding sequence GTGGGGGTCGAGGAGGGCTATGCGCGGAGAGTGCAGGAGATGGGGCAGGCAGAGCTTCTCGCGCTGTGGGGACGGGTGAGGCGGCGCGAACGAATCGAGGGGGGGGCTCCTGGCAGGGCGTTCGAGTTCCTGCTGCTGCGGGCCTTCCAGCTCGAAGGAGCGAAGGTGGTCTGGCCCTACGCGAGCGTCATCGAGCAGATCGACGGGGGCGTCTACGTCGATGGACTGTCGTGTCTCGTGGAGGCGAAGGACCACGCCGAGCCCATCGGCTTCGAAGCCATCGCCAGGCTCTCCGTGCGCATGCAGCGCAGGCCGAGCCCCGCGCTGGGACTGCTGTTCAGCACCAGTGGGTTCACCTGGCCTGCCTTGAAGGCCGTGGCGGCCCACCCGCTTCGCAATGTCCTGCTCTGGCGCGATACGGACATCGCCATGGCGCTGGAGCACGGCATGCGCGCCTCCCTCCGGCGAAAGTGGCGCGTCGCCGTCGAAGTGGGAACCCTGGACCATCCACTCGCCAAGGAGGACTTCCGATGA
- a CDS encoding carbohydrate-binding protein, whose product MTKSPRPASSAPRWRALLGLVAALTLGLVSAPALAADEIRLLKAHSAVSSYRGQSWQDVTYTLLVKNLAYEKFVYVYQKQPDGSWVNLPGTYVGPASPGFEIWRVTKQYPSWGANPEPSRDLEFVPRLVVGGTFYWDNNWGANYHLGRNDGPMLHNTNVLVDASFWRANGDLDVSIDVKNLAYTKSVTVVYTTDNWATSHEAPAGFVSGYTYAYAYINSPNVKNVERWQAHIPGVTGASLKFAVRYQVNGQTYWDNNFGQDYRHAGPTP is encoded by the coding sequence ATGACGAAGTCACCCCGCCCCGCTTCCTCCGCCCCCCGCTGGCGCGCCCTGCTGGGCCTGGTGGCCGCGCTCACCCTGGGCCTTGTCTCCGCCCCCGCGCTGGCCGCCGACGAAATCCGCCTGCTCAAGGCCCACAGCGCCGTGAGCTCCTACCGTGGGCAGAGCTGGCAGGACGTCACGTACACCCTGCTGGTGAAGAACCTCGCCTACGAGAAGTTCGTCTACGTCTACCAGAAGCAGCCGGACGGCTCCTGGGTGAACCTCCCCGGCACCTACGTGGGCCCCGCCAGCCCGGGCTTCGAAATCTGGCGGGTGACGAAGCAGTACCCCAGCTGGGGAGCGAACCCCGAGCCCTCGCGTGATTTGGAGTTCGTCCCCCGCCTCGTGGTGGGCGGCACCTTCTACTGGGACAACAACTGGGGGGCGAACTACCACCTCGGCCGGAACGACGGCCCCATGCTGCACAACACGAATGTCCTCGTCGACGCCAGCTTCTGGCGGGCCAACGGTGACCTGGACGTCAGCATCGACGTGAAGAACCTCGCGTACACGAAGAGCGTGACGGTGGTCTACACCACGGACAACTGGGCCACCTCGCACGAGGCGCCCGCCGGGTTCGTCAGCGGCTACACCTACGCCTACGCCTACATCAACAGCCCCAACGTGAAGAACGTGGAGCGCTGGCAGGCCCACATCCCCGGCGTCACCGGCGCCTCCTTGAAGTTCGCCGTCCGCTACCAGGTCAACGGGCAGACGTACTGGGACAACA